TAGGAATTTTTGTTATGGGAAATAAAATTAGGCTTTTCAGAATTTTtgttctgaaaaaaaaaaatccttaattgTTCAACTCTCTAACTACTTACAACTGCTTGTGCAGCTAACTTGAATTGCAAGAAAGATCAACCTTTACCAAACTTGGTATTATATTGTTTGTAAATACTGTATATAAAACAATAGCAATTCTATAGTTGTGAACCTGGAGGACCGTGAGTACTTCTCGatcttgtaaaatttttagttatttattaaaCAATACGTGTTCTGCTACTCCAACTTGTCCTCTAAGATCTAAACTCCCATTGGAAATTACCAGGAAAAGCTTTGTACTTCTAttgaatctatatatatatacacacacaagtgtatgtgtgtgtaaagtttagagaaaattcaattagattttacaattaaagtttaattttgcgccatgtgtcttaaattatttatttttagagagagttttatttcttaattttgaaattaaatgtgggaccatatcataaatattcattcaaataagttattgcatacaaaaactaaagagtctagaattagtaaacataaaaaaaaaaattaaattaaatgaacaatttacatttttctatttaataatattcttacaagattttttgaagagttgaaaaaaatataaaaaatactatcaataatatttaaattatatatgtaagaattatattatgcatgtTAGtgtatatcttttaagtatatttatgCATATGTATATGGTTACAAACCAGTTATCATAATTAATAAGGCTCCAAGgtattaatttcatttcaacAAGTCTATCTTGCCATCCAAGCTTTCATATTGGCAGACCGTCGTGGAAATTTTATGCGTGTCTGACATAGTccttgaaataaagaaaattattttatttgttacagACTTGTTTGTATGTATTGCatctctctttaaaaaatttatttatctaattaCACCCTTAAGTTGTTGGATGCTGTTTTTGGAATTTCATTCGGAGCATCTTTTGAACAAGGTGATGAGATTGAAGATACAACAGTGTCAGACCAAAAAAAACACAGAGACCTAaacatgtttttaataattaagaaGATCACAAAGTTTCCATGACAATGAATTaacatgtatttaataattatgatgaTGAAAATGATGACGATGACAAGATGACGATTAACTCTCTTATTGAAAATCATTGcaaatatttctattttttatttatgtgtttccattgtatttatatatttgacCCCAATTGAGTCTTTCACTAAGGAATATTTTACTTGCAAATTAAGATAGCTTTTGAGAAAGCTTTCAAATTTCTAAGCATCTGCAATGCACTTTCCAATAGTCTCCGGGCAAGTTTTGTCACATTGAAGCaagttgtagaaaaaaaataaaagatctaTCATCTATTGTGGGGACTGCTTGGTCAGTAAAATATTCTTCCTTATCCCCCTTTGTTTCCGAAAGATGCTCCTAGCTGGCTAGCTCTCTATAAATTGACTGTAATCTCATTCGTTTCTTTTCATTCTTAGTGTCTCacatatattcatatatttcaGCAAGGAAAGTCTTAAGAATTCTCAAATCCCAACATGTCGGTAAGAAATTTCTCTTAGTACCCTCTTTCTCTGTATGTGTTTTTGACATGTCTTTGTATGTAAGTTAATTTCCATGCACGTAAAAAATCTCATTGTCCCACAATAAGATACTCAAACAGGATTGCTTGAATAGGTTGATGTCGCTGGGCTGTCTGTACTGTCTGGATTAGTTTTTTCACTAAGTAAAAGTTGCGTACACTTATacctaaggaaaaaaaaaaagagagattttaaAAAACAGTATATATACAAATAAGTTAAACTAAATCGGTGCACTAGTTTGCAGCTCTTTTTCTACGTGTTCATCTTTTAATGTATGTTcttatttttagtttgtttcTGTTGAATAAAACTTCACTCATCCTTAAAAGAAAAGGACTTTTATTAATCTAAATCAGTGTACGATTCTGCACTTCGTGGGATTAGCTAGAGATCAAAATCATGCAACCACAAGGCATATTTCAACGTTAAGGATCACTAAATGAGTAAAGCCAATTATGTTTCATGCTATGCAATGTCTTACGATGAATTTATGGTATATATTAAACGAAAATACgaacttttctctcttcttcttcttcttcttcttctgccaAACGAAGCTAAAACTAGTTGCATACACAACAGAGTCAGATATGCCTAGTGGATGGTACTAatatttggtttcttttttcacagaTAATAGAGATGATAGTTCACATGGACTGTGCTGGTTGTGAAAGCAAGATAAAGAAAGCTCTTAACAAACTAGATGGTATGTTAAACTGGACTtctgtttttattaatttatttggttATGTTTAGGAAAAGAAAATCCTAGATGATATGAGGCTACATCCAACAATTGATGTGGCGTTGATGGAAGGTTGACATGGTAATATACGTACGTGTAGCCACTACGGCTCACATTCAAGTCACGtggataactttttttttttttttttgaggaaaagtCACGTGGATGACTTGGATGTGAATAAATTAATGTTCTAACTTCCAACCATTCAACACAACAAATtctacaaaattttccattataTTTAAGGTGGTCGATTAGGACTTATTAATGCAACATCATTTATACTTAACATCGATATTATTTTCAATGTACATTAATctcaatatttttcaaacatcTACACCGGTCACAATCTATCATCCCAATATATGTTAAaactttttgataaattttactTCTCTAATTTATCACCTGgatttttttgagtaaagatGATAGAATCACTTGGATTTTTAATTGTTACATGTCATAAAACAGGTGCCACTTAGGAAAATTTGATAACCATAATTGGACTCTTGttaggaattatattatatttataacaaattaacaattcaacaaattaacaattcataatattataagttttattaagaaaatcaataaCATAAAGATTAAATTGAAATCActgaaaatttcaattcaacacAAACACTTGCTTGTTAGAGACCCCATTAGTCAATGACTCAAATATATAGAATGGAAACACCATACCTCTTCATTATTTGGCCAACTAAGAAAATGTTAATGGGAACTTTCAGTGTCATTATCACAAGTATCCTTTTttcctaaataatttttttaataaatggatCTGCATATATTTCAGGAGTTGATGAAGTTGATATAGACATGTCCTTGCAAAAGGTGACTGTCATGGGATGGGTAGATCAAGAGAAAGTTCTGAAGACAGTGAGAAAAACGGGTCGGAGGGCTGAGCTGTGGCCATATCCTTATAACCCACAACATCAAAACTTTATCCAACATAATTACCAGCCGCAGCAGCAGCAGTACCATCATAAGAGCCAATCAGTAAACTATTATTCAATTCCGTCTTCCTCTTCCTACAAAAACCGCAAAAATGGCTATGATGCCCAAGCCTATGGTCATTATCAAGTAGTGCCTTATAATTATTCGACAGTCGTCTATGATTCGCAGGCAAGCGCCATGTTCAGTGACGAAAATCCTCACGCTTGTGCTATAATGTAATGGCAATTGGCACAATAGATATTGTACTGTTTATTCATGTATGTATTTTCGTAGTTTTTTTAATGTACTTTTCCTGAGAATGAAAGACACTATATGCTCAATCCTTGTCATGTAGCTTGAACTTTAAAAGCAACAGTTTCAAGGGAGCATTTGTATAGGTTAGTACCTGATAGGATGTAATATATGGTGTTTGTTTGGAAATGGTTTGTTTTCAATAGCttatatgtatattatttattaaaagatataatttttgataatttttacgttaaagtgttaaaaaaaactaatatttaatttatatctacaaaaaattaaaaactaggttatttgcaaaaaaaaaaaaaacaataattccTAAATGCACCCCTAATAGGATCACGATCGTACACTTAATATTATTTACATTTCCTAACTCATCTAAGACGCTCATCAAAATTTAGTTAGCACTACAAAACATGACCAAGAAAAGAAGAGTCTTAGATAACCTAATCCCATTTGGAAAGGCAAGGTTATGAGAGTAAATAAGAAATATTTGCGTGCCATGCCCACATTAACGGTGGACACGTGACCCAGATATCCAACCAAACCTTCGCCTAAACATGCTCCAAGGCCCTAATCGTGGGATATGGCAAAGGCCATGGGGTAACGGCCAAAGTTCAATATAAACACCCGATAGTACTACTCACGCCAAGGTAAAAGAAACGCACCTAACACAGTGTATGCAAAATATATCACCATTGTGATTGCTAACCTAAACATTGGAGAAGTTTTGATTGGCAAAACATTGATGTCGACTCCAAGCTTTGTGTGATTTTGTTCTTGCAAGTCTTCCAAAACTCTTGTAGAAATATGATCACGAATATTTAGCATCATTAATTGATCATTGTGTGTGGGAAACTTGTAGGTCATATCTACTAGTCCTTTGACACAAAAAGGTTACATGGTCTAGACCCGAACAATGGATGCCAGAAGAATCATTGGCTTCAAAAACTCGGAGCCTTAAGAGATGCCCCTAATAGAATGGCAACTTCAGATTCTCATCGATATTGTCCAAGAGCTCACTAGGACCAGGCCAAACCAGGAACCAAAGAGAATGCTCCTAAAACAATGTCTCGATAATCATTCCCCCTCAAAAGGGGGAAGAGGAAACCATTTGAAACAAGAAGTTGAAGTGCGTAGCCCAGCTGCTAGCAAGCAGCAGGAAGAGAGCCAATCTCAACCTGCTTAATTCAAGGGTGGAGGACACCGAGGTGTCACCCAAACTAGCATGTAAGGCACCATATTTACGAGCCATTAGCTTGCTAGATTAATGGTGGAGCACGACTTGAGATGTTCATCCAAACATATTTGTTGCATGATCCAAATATGGGATATGGCAAAGATCATGGGGTAATTGTCAAAGTCCTACATAAAAAATTGATACTACACTTGCCAAtgtatgcaaaaaaaaaaaaaaaaaaaaaaaaccaaccaactAACCAACATAATGTATACAAAATATATCACCATTATGAGTGTTAACTTCAGTATCAAAGAAGTTTTAACTAACACCACACCGATGTCAACTCTTGTTGGGTATACACGTGTGTAAGTGAAATCCTACCTTAAATAATGATGAGAAAAATGGGTAGTTAATATTACATGGATGAGCTAATATTACCCATAAGGCTTAAAGTCTTTTGGGTCAAGTAGTATTTCtatatgttattttaattaCTCAATTGGTGACTTCTCAAGGTGTTATTTCTCCAAAAATTGGTATTAGAGCTCATGGTGTGGTGTGCGGCAAAGATAACAAGATTATTGAGGTCCTTTTTGCAGTCGGAGCAAGAACAATATTACGCACATAAGGCAAGCTCATAAAACCCACACAAATGATCTTGAAAAAAGACTCAATAAAGGAGTATTGCTAATAATGCTAAATAAACATTGAAGTGCGAGGCTCCTATGGACATGGATGTGCAGGGTTCCCATGAATTAGTGTGCAGGGTTAAGACATGGTTCTCATGAATGATGTATGAGAGGCCCATGGATGACATGTtgaaaaaggaatgaaaaaagcTCATAAGGTAAAAGGGAGCAAGCGGGACTTGTCCATGGACCACAGAGAGGTCTTGAAGCCGACAAAGAAGCAAAGACTCATACGCAaaagggagattgttaggtaTACACGTGTGAGTAAAGTCTCACATTGAATCAAGGATGAAGGCATGCTTTGACGTGGGGAGACTATGCCCCCCGCCCCCCACccctaaaaaatattagtatatacttggtactaattttagcaattttgttctatataGTTACACTTTACTTCCCtttaataatatcattaattcttttaaaagtaatgtttttgcaacaaatttttttacaacatttttacaaactgttgaagTAGCAAATTCATATTGATTTGTACTTGGCCCACCACTTACactacttttttacttaccaataactactcactacatcaacaatttgtaaaaacaTCTGTAGCTCTAGCATTCCTCCTTGTAAAGaccataaaaaaatctatagatCTAagatctaaaacaaaatatataatcccaaaaaattagcacaaaaaaaaattactaatagtaaatctaaaacaaattaagtctaatcaaccaattttattcaaaacaaacaacccgactcttaaaaaaaatttaaaataaaattattttgtcctTACTAGTAGCAGCATCAAtgtctcacacacacacacacacacacacacacacacacataaaactCTTAAGCGGCAAAGTAACAATAGAGTTAGAGGTCGGAGTAGCCGCACACAAAAAAGCCAGgcccctaactccaagtcctggcTCCATTCCTGCATTGAATAATTATGAAAAGAATAAGCGGTTAATGTAACATAGTTAAGCTCATATTCATTGGGCTTAAATGTCTTTTAGATCAAATGTGtctctatatattttattaactacTCGATTGGTCTCCCCAATGTGTTTATCTCCTCCAACAATTAAGTACTCCAGGCTCACTCGTGTGCAACCTTATACAACCGTGTGATCACTGGTTTCAGCATTATGCATCAATTGGTTTTCTTGGACATATTGCTAGCCCTAGGGGAAGTCTATGACAAGCAACCAAAAATAGAGTGGCCAACTGGCCATTAGACTTAAAGTCGAATTCGGAGAGTCATTTTTAAAAACGAGATCTTTTCCCATAACctaaataatgtaattttttttagctttgttaTAAGCCCATCCAACCGTCAGTGATCAAAAAGATGATGGGGATTGATACACCATTTGGTGAAGATAAGAATAAAGGAAGATGTAGATCGATGGccatttttaaagtttatcTCATAGAGTTAAtaatgggtttttattttagaaaatttataaagttaGTGTCTTAGTGATTGTTGGACTTTATATATTTGGGTGCTTATAATCAAATAGATTGTTGGAGACTACTTTACAATAATGTTGGCCTATTCCTGCCAATAAAGGAAGCTATAAAGTCTCATGGAGAGACTCTAGTCCCATTATATGCATCAATCCAATGCGCTGCCACAATTTtcgtatttaatatttttagatatttaactttaaataagttagaaaaattattttagaaattttttatgcacAAAAATTACATGGTTGAAATgttcaaagagagaaagatatcCAAATATGGCACACTTGTCATTTTGGGTTTGATATTTAGAGTTTAGGATATTAATCTATGACTAAaggcatttttttatatatatttattttatattttcaatattaTGTTATACTTGTCAAAAGCCTTGTAGTTTAACTAGGTGACACTTCTTAGTATTTTTATGacatttagggttcaaatcctccattattatcaaattatcaaaaaaaaatattatattatacttttttttggataatcaacattacttcttttttttttttagaatcaatatcaaaaaagttatttttattattaatttttaaacaattatcgaattataaaaaaaaatttgttttcaacACCATATAAGAAGTGGAAGaagggtttttaaaaaaaaaaaattaaaacaattattaaaaatcCAATTATTGTCATTGATGTGAGTAGggttttattcttctttttaagaaaCATGTGGTTGAGTAGTTGGCGTGGTAGAATTGACATTAAGTGCTTGTATGCTAGTAAAATAAATAGTGTCCATAGTATGGAGGGTATTTGAAACAGTGGCAgctctaataatattttttaggggTCATTCAAATTCGTATGGAAGAGGTTGACAATGagcttttaaataatattttcttacttCATCTTGATAACTAGCTAGGATAATAAGATGAGACCTTTTCTCGTAACTCATGATTGAATAGAAGATTTTTCAAGTCATCACAAGTTCTCTTAAATATTGTCCATAGTATGGCCTATTTTTAGTTTCGTGAATAGTTTTTAGGGGTTCATTCAAATTTGTGGTTGAAGAGGTTGATAAGGacttttttgtaaataatattttttttaatttcattttgatcattaggatTATAAGATGAGATATTTTCTCGTAACTCATGATTCAATAGAAGATTTTTCAAGTTAACACGAGTTCTCTTAAAAGATGAATCTTAGGTAGTAGATGAATCTTGTGGTACACATGATTTCCTTGTCAAAAATTTATCTTCAGTACTAGCAAGAGAATAAAAGATAAATCTTAAGTTTATTGGGTATATTGTTTCTTACTAGAATGatgatattaattattgttgctaagattaaatcttaaaaatcatatattgtCTCTTACTATAATTAAGTTATTAATCATTGCTATAGTAAAGTTATTAATCATTGTTGTTAagattaattattgttgttaagtaaactttaattattatttcttagaatactttgatttattattaattagttttgtctttactcttttcaattattttatttaacaactTAAATCAACTTTGATAACTTATTGATCTATGtaagtcattaaaaaaaaaaattgtgttgtgTCTTTAACATTACTTTATTAACAATTCAATACAACAATATGTCAATACCTGCTATATTAGCTCATTAGACTTTTACCTCTTCTCTTAGGTTCTCATGGCCCATTTGCTTTACTTTTACTTCTTGTTGTGCTAATGGGCCTATTGGCTATCACTTTATGTCATGTTGGCCCATTGGGATTTTATCTCTTTCCTCGGGCTCCAATGGCCCATTTGCTTCTATCGtgtttctttcattcttttcctccttcatcttctttcactattgggttttttttcttttgttggccTTTTGTCAAAAATGAGTATCAAGTATCAACACAATAcaatcattaaaaacaaaaaacaaaaattttcttcactcCCATTGTCCCACACACCACTTCCACTACCTCAcatttaattgtcttttagaaTTTACACTTTACTATtcacttaattttcttttctaatattTAAGATCTAcaaattagtaatttttgttgttgtttaaaAAAACCAAGATAAAGATTGGCATTGAATTGTTTTGTTATTGGGTTTCTTTTAGGGTggtcaaacaaaaattatatgtaaaattttgttcCAAGGCAATGTGGCTCGGCCTTTGATTTGAAACCCAAATCTCCgaataaaagaaaacaagttGTGTCAAGAGTCAAGAATAGTGAGCACATTGATGTCCAACTCTCTTTGTGTTGCCTTAAGCACGTAATATTGCCACCCTTCCTCCTACACATTTTTtggtacccaaaaaaaaaagaaaaaaaaaagaaaaaggaaggaaagaaaACAATCTATGTCAAGACTCTTTAGACTTTACTTTCTTAATTGATACACATTAGAAAATTCTTCTTTTCTAGTCCCAATTCTTTTCATTCACGAAGTGAAAATCATGGACcaactctttcttcttcttcttttcctttcctttcgcTCCAACAAATAAATGGGCCACCAAATTCGTACACTTTTGAAAGCAAATTAGGCGGGGCCGAAGGCCAAAAACCAACCTTCAAACAACCATGGAAAGTTTctatttatactactatttaaggggttccTTTATTTGAATTGAACATTTTTTTGTTCCCAAATACCCCTACAGCCTACGTTTAAGTATGgacaaaatttggtaaaaatacatctttaattCCTACTAAAAAAATACCTACAAAATAGAACCAATCTCCAGTTGGTTTTCAAACTGCTTTATCCACTTTTTAACCTCTAAGCACGCGTTCACGCACGTGCTcagaggcttttctatttttttggtgaatgttaataatttgaatcaattataatttgagactactatatttttcaatcacaaacaTTGTAGACCAcagaacaatatttgtaatctatctttaagTGAGATGTACAGAAGAACTAGCCTTCTCGAATTGAGTCCGAGGACGATTTTCCTTGTATAAAATtgtttcatctttatttttttggtcatCTTGGTCCATTGCAATTGATAGACAAACTTAttagaatctagatttcaaacttactctctacaaattcattgcaTTGGGCTTTTTAGGCCTATTCTCTTCCTGTTTTAggcttaggtgcaaattgtgtccctacattatattttatgcataattttaaattacaaaaatttacaatttaaataatttattgatgatataactattgatttttaatttcctagaaattttgcaagtatgaagggtataaaaagaaaatgtaatccaatgatgaatttgttaaaattcacctctaataaaaagatattgagaaatgttataattttagattattacTAATTTTGTACCTTAACTTTATCTTTAATAAATATAGTAaccccaaattataataaaagtaaattattaatttttatcccaaaaaaaatagaaaagtcttGAACCCCTGGCTTTATGCATGCACTAAGGCTAGTTTTATTCTAAGAAACAATAACCATAAAAGtaaactttaattaattatagtgATCCATCCCAAAGAATAAAAGTTAACATAAATGAGGTGCACACAAGATAACGATGAGCCAATAATTTAGCCTGCCGTATAACGACGACATCACGACTGTCGACTACAGTGGCAGCCACACATACTTTGCGAGACCATCAAGGCACGAAatccccatttttttttgttatgaaaaGTCATTGGACACCCTATTGTTAGTAAATTACCAAAACACCTCGTCCTTCATCCCCCAATAACCTAAACCCGTTGGTTGGTGACCCAACGGATACGTTAGACTTTTAACTTTCAACAGTTTTTGCCTACATAAAGTTATTCATTCTAACATCACTtccattaatatttttataatagataaaatgtATCATGATTTAgttaattaagtttaaattcATCAACATATCATGTATAGTTgtgtaaaattatataattgttacaataattatataaattacattgacactatttaatttatatttaatttttagttagTATTTCTTTACatatccttaaaaataaaaaagagtaaatagtAGTTATTGCGTGTAAAGGGagaacaataattaaaaaattatattttaatgaaatgtactataaaatatagatttttatattaaaatagatagaaaattTGCATATGAATGTTCTATATTACTATAACATGAcaaagaatcttttttttttttttttaatcaaagagTTAATTACGCGTCTCATAATATCATTCTTGGTGTATTATTTTGAATAAGCAACATTTCTGTTTGTATATGTGATTTGAAGTAAACGGGGTTGGAGAAGAAATTTCCTGGataaacattttcctttttgtcTCCTAGTTCccaatcacaaaatttttctcttttgccctctacatctttaaaaaaaatggacataTTTGTCTGAACCCTGAACCCACCCATAGGCTTAGGCCATGGCGTGAACGAAAATATAGGGTCCAAGTCCAAATCTTACCTcatcatctctctctcattgcCTAACCGTGCAAATGAACgaattaaaggaaaaatgattCCCCGCACGGCATCAGCATGGGACTTTTCCGTCTTTGTGGATCGTTATGGCATCGATGCTGACTTCACCTTGATTCAATCGAGGAATTAGGATTCTCAAGGAAATTGGgttccccctttttttctttttcttttggtgtaCTTTTTTTCCCTCTGCCCCCCCCTCCTTTGAGCTTTCTATATATAGCAAGTGTAGTTACACTTAGCAAAATGGCTTCCGCGCCTCTGATTCACGCGCGCTGTGCTTATTCACCAAGATTTAGTAGTTGTAACCGCAGTAACTACTACACCCCATCCTCAACgacttcttcttcctcatcctattcctcctcctcttcctcctcctcttcttcttcttcttcttcttcgtcttcgtcCTTCAATCATGGTCATGGATTGAGCTTCTCTTCCGgtaactacttttttttttccctttcattcatttctttgtttctaTTTCGTATTTCTGCAAGTgggttttttgaattttgttcctattttgtatGTATCTGAATTTTGATAATATGAATAGTATATATTCAATTTGTTTGTAATTAagtgttttgaaattttaatttttttttaagttaattaatCTGGCAACATATGAACTTTCATATTCCAGATTCAAAAACATTAGCTTGTAGCTGACAAGTacttgttttttcattttattttataagtgaGTAGTATATGTTAGTTTGGACCCTATTGCCATAAACAATcactaattttaatttagtaTCACCAACGAATGAAAAACATAGACGACAGTGGCGAAGAAAGAGTACTGCATATATAGTGTGTCTAAATTGTCCTTGGCCTGCAGACCAATGCTCCAATGAGTTATAATTATAGAATTATAATGCTATAGAATTATAATGAGTTGGTACTATAATTTGGTGCCAAGAGAAGAATCTGATCAACATTTCGGCATTTATTCCTTCTGTAAATGTAATGGATGCTTTCTTCAATCTTGATTATTAAT
The sequence above is drawn from the Castanea sativa cultivar Marrone di Chiusa Pesio chromosome 5, ASM4071231v1 genome and encodes:
- the LOC142636686 gene encoding heavy metal-associated isoprenylated plant protein 28-like; translated protein: MSIIEMIVHMDCAGCESKIKKALNKLDGVDEVDIDMSLQKVTVMGWVDQEKVLKTVRKTGRRAELWPYPYNPQHQNFIQHNYQPQQQQYHHKSQSVNYYSIPSSSSYKNRKNGYDAQAYGHYQVVPYNYSTVVYDSQASAMFSDENPHACAIM